Genomic window (Streptomyces sp. NBC_00078):
CACCAGTCGGGCGTGCGTCTCCCACCATGTGCGCCGTTGCCCGGCGAACAGCCGCACCGCCAGCGCCGCTCGCGCGATCGCCGTGTGCGCGTCGCCCGCGAGACGGGCCGCGCGCGCCGCCACCAGCAGCAGCTCGGCCTTACGCGTGGACTGGCCGCCGATCTCGTCGAGCGCCCCGATGGCGGTGTCCGCCTCGGCGAGGGCCTCCGGGGCGAGCCCGGCGGCCATCAAGACCTCGCAGCGCCGGATGTAGAGCATGAAGGACGGCGTGCCGAGCTTGGCGTACCGCTCCTCGGCCTCGTCGAGCAGCCGTAGCGCGAGGGGAATGTCACCCGACCGGAAGGCGGCAAGGCCCCGGCTCTCCACCACGTCCGCCTTGTCGTGCTCCTGGCCGGTGGTGTCCCACTGCGCGTGGGCGGCCGTGAAGTCGGCCTCCGCCCGGTCCACCGCGCCGAGCGCCAGATGCACGGTGGCCCGCAGGGTCAGAGCCCGAGCCGTCCAGATGACGTCGTCCGCCTGCCGCAGCACCGGAATCGCCCGGCGCACGTCCTCCAGTGCCTCGCGGTGACGGCCCAGCACCCAGGACGCGTAGGCACGCCGGAACAGGACACGCGCGCGGGTGTGGCCGCTGCTCACCGCGACACCCCGCTCCAGCGCCTGCAGGCCCTGCCGCGTGCGGCCCGCGTGCACGAGTGCCACGCCGAGGGCGGCCAGGACGTCCGCCTCCCGGTCAGGCGACTGCGCCCGCGCGGCCAGGTCACGGGCCCGGCGCAGATGGTGCAGCGCGACCTTCATGTCGCCCCAGTCCCGTTGCCAGATACCGATCACCTGGTGGGCGACGGAGGCGCGCCACGGTGACGGATCGGCGTCGAGCACGCCACGCGCCCGCGCCACAGCCTCGCCCGGGTCGGCGAACACCATCGGCAGCAGTTCGAGAACCGAGTCGCTTCCCGCTGTCACTCCACGGATGGTAGTGGTCCTGGTTGCGCCCCACACGGTTTGGTGCTGTATCAATCGACTGCCCCGAGACTCTGATTGACGACTGTCGCCTCAACGGGAGGACACGCCTTGGCACCTCAGCGATTCCACGAGCAGTTCGACCAGATCCAGCGTTCGATGCCCGACGTCTCCCTGGCCATGGGGCCCGACGACGCGGCGGAGTTCATCTACGAGAAGGGCGTGGTGCTCGCCCGTGACGGTGAGGAGGCGCGCCTCGTCGAGGACACCGTGCGCACGCACTTCACCGAAGCGACCGGACTGACCGCAGACCGTGTGCAGAGGGTGAGCCCGGAGACCAACCGCTCGGGCATCACCCGTATCCAGGTCGGCGACCCGGGCCATGGCGACCGGCGCGGTGACCGGGCCGTCGCGCACGCCCTGCGGGCCCTGCGCGCGCAGGAGGGGCGCGCCGAGCGCCGGCTGGTCAGCCGCAACCACGTGGTGTCGATCGCGGTCAACTCCTGTCCGGGCGACGAGCCCGTGCCGGCCCCGCTCACCCAGGGCACCAACCCGGTCGCGGCCGAGGCCGGCCATGACGCGGACACCGCCGTCGGCGTCCTGGTCATCGACAACGGCCTCACCCACGACTACGGGATGGTCCCGCTGCTCGCCCACGTCCAGGGCGACCTGCACGGTGTCGAGACCGACGACCAGGGCCACCTGCTGCAGTACGTCGGCCACGGCACGTTCATCGCCGGCCTGCTCGCGGCCGTCGCACCCAACACGAACGTCACCGTGCGCAACACTCTCAACGACGCCGGCGCCATCCTGGAGTCCGACTTCGGTCAGCGACTCTTCGACGCGGTCGACCAGCACGGCTGGCCGGACATCATCAGCCTGTCCGCCGGCACCTCCAACGGCCGTACCGACGGACTGCTCGGCGTGGAGAGCTTCATGCAGGCACTCCGCGGGCAGCGCACCCTGCTGGTCGCGGCGGCCGGCAACAACGCGAGCGCCACCCCGTTCTGGCCAGCCGCCTACGCCTCTCTTCCCGACTACGCCGACGTCGTGCTGTCGGTTGGCGCGCTGCGCGGCGACGGCGAGTACGGTGCCTGCTTCAGCAACCACGGCTCCTGGGTGAACGCGTACGCCCCGGGCGAGCGCCTCACCAGCGCGCTGACCGGCTTCGACGCGCCCGTGCCGTACCTCTACCAGCACTCCACGTACGAAGCCTGCCGGTTCGGCTTCACCTACGCGTGCACCTGCCAGTACCCGCGCCACACCGGCGCGTTGAGCGAGGTGGGCACCCCTTCGTCCGCCAAGGCGGACCAGGTGATGTTCGAGGGCTACGCGCACTGGAGCGGCACCTCGTTCTCCGCTCCGGTGGCCGCAGGCATGGTCGCCGCCTACATGACCGCCAACAAGATGACCGACGCCCGCGCCGCCCGAGCGCAACTGCTCGCGGCGAACGCCGGGTTCGCGGAAGTGCGCGGGGCGCATGTACCGGCGCTCCGCCCGGCCGGCTGGCGCCCGGGTCCGGTCGTACAGCTCTCCCCCGGAGCATGAGGTCCGGAACGGCCCCCTCCACGGCGTACGATGACTTGCCGTACACGAGGGGTGGGGCCGTGGACCGAGCAGATGTCGGCGCGTTGGTCCAGACCGCCGTCGACGGTGACGCGGCGGCCTGGAAGGCGCTCGTGGAAGGGCTGAGCCCACTGGTGTGGTCGGTGGTGCGCTCGCACCGGCTCTCCGACGCCGACGCGCACGAGGTGTACCAGACGGTGTGGTTCCGCTTCGCCCAGCACCTGGGGCGGATCCGCGAACCGGAGAAGGCGGGGGCGTGGCTGGCGAGTACCGCACGCCACGAATGCCTGAAGGTGCTCAAGAGCTTAAGGCGGCTGACCCCGACCGACGATCCGCAGCTGCTCGACCGGGTCAGTGAGGACCGTACGCCCGAGCAGTCCTTCCTCGACCTGGAGGACGCGGCGGCAGAGACCGAGCGGATCCGGCACCTGTGGCAGGAGTTCGAGGAACTCGGCGATCGTTGCAGGCAGTTGCTGCGGGTCCTGATGGCCTCGCCGCCGCCCCGCTACCAGGAGGTGTCCTCGGCGCTGGGCATCGCCGTGGGCAGCATCGGGCCGCTCCGCCAGCGCTGTCTGCGGCGCCTGCGGGCACGAATGGAAGCACGGGGGGCGGTGTGAGGGACATGGACGACGACCTGAGTGACATGAGCGGCGAAGACGCCTTCGACGGCGAGGACCTGGGCTTCGACCTGCTGGAGGAGGAACTCCGTCGGGCCGCGGCCATCCTGGACCCGGTGCCGCCACAACTGCGCCGCCTCGCCGTCGAGGCCTTCGCGCTGCACGACCTCGACAGCCGCATCGCCGATCTGACCTTCGACTCGGTGGTCGACGCCATCCCCGTGCGCGGCGCGACGGATGTGCCGCGGATGCTGACGTTCCACGCGGGCGGGGTGACCGTCGACGTCGAACTGACCGCGCAGGGGCTGATGGGGCAGGTGCTGCCGCCGCAGACCGCGGCCATCGAGGTGCTCAGCGGCCCGCAGGCCGGTTCGCCGCTGGAGACCGACACCATGGGGCGCTTCACCTACGACCAGCCCCCCGCCGGACCCTTCGCCCTGCGGCTGCGGACCGGCGAGGGAGTACTCGTCACGGACTGGCTGACGGCCTGACCGCGGCTTCCGCCGTCACCAGGTGACGGGCAGCGGGTCGCCGGCCACGTCCAGCCCTCGCCGTGCGGCAGCCGGATGCGGATCAGCGGGCTCTCTCGCATGAACTCCGCGAGCACCGGGTCGAACTCCGTCCCGGTCAGGTCGAGCGCGGGCCAGTCCCGTACCGGGGGCGGGGTCTGCTCGGTCAGCGTGGTGGTCTCCTCGGTCATGCCCTCCACCCCGGCCCCGGCCGTGCGGCCGTCGCGCGGGAGTGCGCCAGGCGGAGGTCAGTCCGTCACGGCGTCGACGAGCGCGGCGAGCGCCGAGGCCAGCCGGGTCACTCCGGGGCCGGCCCGCCCGCCCGGCTCGTTCATGTACGTGTCCCGGCGGATCTCCACCATCAGCGCGCCGACGCGCGGCTCCTTGCCGTGGAAATCCAAAGGCACGTACGTTCCGCTGAACGGACTGTCGAGCCCCGTCTCCCCGCACACCGCGAACGCCTCGCGCGCCGCTGCCGACAGCTCGGACGGTGTGTGGAAGGAGTCCGTGCCGAGGCAGACCGGCGGCCGGGGGCCCGCGCCGTGCAGCTCGTAGGGCAGCGGGACGCTCGGGTAGGAGTGGACGTCGATGATCACAGCGCGGCCCGTGGCGGCCAGCCGGTCGGCCACTGCCTCGGTCATGGCCCGCGCGTACGGCCGGAAGTAGCGTTCGATCAGCGGCTCGGGGTCGGCGTCCGCGGGCCGCAGTACGCCCCGGTGAGTGGTCCGGGTGTAGACCGCGCCCATCCCGACGGATCTCATCTCCTCCCGCTCGTCAGGGAAGCGCTCCGGGTCGACGACCAGCCGCGAGAGCCGGTTCACGAACCGCCACGGCGTCACGGCGCACCGCTGCGCCGCGGCATCCGCCAGCTCGGCCGTGTGCGCGTCGGTGATGTGGTCCAACTCCCGCTCCAGAGCCGCCTCGTCGAGCACGATGCCGGCCCGTACCTCGGCCGGTATCTCCCGCGCCGAGTGCGGCACGTGCAGGATCACGGGGGAGTGGGCGGCGCCGGGCAGGAGCTGGAAGGGCGGGGTGTCAGGGGTCATGCGTCAGGCTCCCGGGCGGGCGTTGTCAGTGGCGTGGTGCATGATCAAGGTGCCACATCGGACGTCAAGGAAGGCGGGGGACCGGCGTGCCCGTCAGCAACCAGCAGGTGCTCGCACACCCGTTTCTGAAGGCCCTGTACCGGGACGGCTATCGGAGAGCAGGGTCAGGGACAGCGGCATGACGGCCGCCGCGCCGAAGCCCTGGATCGTGCGGAAGGTGATCAGCTGCGTGCTGGTGTCGGCCAGGCCGCAGCCGATGGAGGCCAGCGTGAAGACGGCGATGCCGAGCACGAAGACGCGGCGGCGGCCGAACCGGTCACCGAGGGCCGCGCCGGTCATCAGCAGACAGGCGAAGCTGAGGACGTAGGCGTTGACGAACCACTGCAACTGCTGAGTGGACGCCTTGAGGTCGACGGCGAGGGTGTGCAGGGCGGTCGATACGACGAGGTTGTCGAGCGCGACCATGAACATGGGCACGCTCGCCGCCACGATCGCCAGCCAGAGCGGGATACGGCGGGCGGCAGGGGCCGCCGGTGTGTCGACCGGGTCGGCGACGGCCGGGTTCTGTTCGGACAGGGTCATGGTGGGATCTCTCCTGGGGAGCCGGTGAGGGGATCAGGCGTCGGTGGTCTGCTGCTCGGCGAGCCGGCGCCGGGCGTCCGACCGGTCGATGGGCAGGTCGGCCGCCTTGACCTGCCAGAAGGTGAGTTATGCAGCAGGGCGAGAGCCTCGTCGGCGTGCGTGGCGAGCACGGCGTGGTCGAACCGCTCCGTGCCGGAGGCGGTGGTCGCCGCGACATGATCCGGCTCCTGCCGTGGGGCGACCGCCGGAGCGGAGACCCGCAGGTCGGGGCCGGTCGCCGCGAGGGCCTTGCGGACCTTGGAGATCGAACCGCCGCCCACCGTCCGCCAGTCGACCCGCTGCGCCAACTCATCGAAGAAAGCGGGCGGATTCGCCGTCCCGCTCCGCGACGGCCGCGGTGTGGTGGTCGCGGCCGTCGGGGTCGTGTTCCCCCTGGCATGGTCCGGCCGGCACAGCTTGCCCAGCACGTCCACGCCGTGGCCAATGCCATCTCGCAGACCTTGCGGGCGGTGCGGTCGGGTGCGGCGGAGGGCGGGACATGAGGGGCGCCCGAACGGGCACCTGCCGGCACCGGAGCGGGTGACGGCCCGTCAACTCGCCGTCGGCGGCGTCGCTCAGCCGTTCACACCGAGGGCGGCCGGGCCGGGCAGCGCGCGGGACGAGTCCGCCCCGGCAGGCGGGGTGCCTGCCGGGGCGGAATCAGCAACGGGCCGTCAAGACCTGCCGCGTCAGCTCAGGGACGCGAGCGCCTCGTTCCAGGTGGCCGAGGGGCGCATGACCGCCGCGGCCTTGGCCGGGTCGGGCTGGTAGTAGCCGCCGATGTCGACGGGCTTGCCCTGTGCGGCGATCAGCTCGTCGACGATCTTCTGCTCGTTGGCGGCGAGCGTCTCGGCGAGCGAGGCGAAGGCCTTCGCCAGGTCCGCGTCGTCGGTCTGCGACGCCAGCTCCTGTGCCCAGTACAGGGAGAGGAAGAAGTGGCTGCCGCGGTTGTCGATGCCGCCGACGCGACGGGTCGGCGACTTGTCCTCGTTGAGGAAGGTCGCCGTGGCGCGGTCGAGGGTGTCGGCCAGGACCTTGGCACGGGTGTTGCCCGTGGCCGTGGCGTACTGCTCGAAGGAGGGAACGAGTGCGAAGAACTCACCCAGCGAGTCCCAGCGCAGGTAGTTCTCCTTGACCAGCTGCTGGACGTGCTTCGGCGCGGAACCGCCGGCGCCCGTCTCGAACAGGCCGCCGCCCGCCATCAGCGGGACCACCGACAGCATCTTGGCGCTGGTGCCCAGCTCCAGGATGGGGAAGAGGTCGGTGAGGTAGTCACGCAGGACGTTGCCCGTCACCGAAATGGTGTCCTCGCCGCGGCGGATGCGCTCGATCGACAGCTTGGTGGCCTCGACCGGGGCCAGGACGCGGATGTCCAGGCCCTCGGTGTCGTGCTCGGGCAGGTAGGCGTTGACCTTGGCGATCAGGTTGGCGTCGTGCGCGCGGGTCTCGTCCAGCCAGAACACGGCCGGGTCGCCGGTGGCGCGGGCGCGGGTGACGGCCAGCTTCACCCAGTCCCTGATCGGGGCGTCCTTGGTCTGGCAGGCGCGGAAGATGTCGCCGGGGGCGACCGGCTGCTCCAGGACGACGTTGCCGGCCTGGTCGACCAGGCGGACCGTGCCGGCGGCCTTGATCTCGAAGGTCTTGTCGTGGGAGCCGTACTCCTCGGCCTTCTGCGCCATGAGGCCGACGTTCGGGACCGAGCCCATCGTCGACGGGTCGTAGGCGCCGTTGGCGCGGCAGTCGTCGAGCACGGCCTGGTAGACGCCCGAGTAGGAAGAATCCGGCAGGACCGCGAGGGTGTCGGCCTCCTGGCCGTCCGGACCCCACATGTGGCCGGAGGTGCGGATCATGGCCGGCATCGAGGCGTCGACGATCACGTCGGACGGGACGTGCAGGTTGCTGATGCCCTTGTCGGAGTCGACCATCGCCAGCTCGGGACCGTCGGCGAGCTCGGCGTCGAAGGAGGCCTTGATCTCGGCGCCCTCGGGCAGGGCCTCAAGGCCCTTGTAGATGCCGCCCAGACCGTCGTTCGGGGACAGGCCCGCCGCGGCGAGCGTCTCGCCGTACTTCGCGAAGGTCTTCGGGAAGAAGGCGCGCACCACGTGGCCGAAGACGATCGGGTCGGAGACCTTCATCATCGTGGCCTTGAGGTGCACGGAGAACAGGACGCCCTCGGCCTTGGCGCGGGCGACCTGCGCGGCGAGGAACTCGTTCAGCGCGGCGGCGCGCATCACGGAGGCGTCGACGACCTCGCCCTCGAGGACCGGTACGGACTCGCGCAGCACGGTGGTGGTGCCGTCCTCGCCGACCAGCTCGATCTTCAGCGAGCCGGCCTCGGAGATCACCGCGGACTTCTCGGTGGAGCGGAAGTCGTTCTCGCCCATGGTCGCGACGTTGGTCTTGGAGTCCGCGGACCAGGCACCCATGCGGTGCGGGTGGGTCTTGGCGTAGTTCTTGACCGAGGCGGGGGCGCGGCGGTCGGAGTTGCCCTCACGCAGGACCGGGTTCACGGCGGAACCCTTGATCTTGTCGTAGCGGGCCTGGATCTCCCGCTCCTCGTCGGTCTTCGGGTCGTCCGGGTAGGCCGGCAGCGCGTAGCCCTGGCCCTGCAGCTCGGCGACGGCGGCCTTCAGCTGCGGGATGGACGCCGAGACGTTCGGCAGCTTGACGATGTTGGCCGCGGGCGTCTTGGCCAGCTCGCCCAGCTCGTGCAGGGCGTCCGGGATGCGCTGGTCCTCGGTCAGGTACTCCGGGAACACGGCGATGATGCGTCCGGCCAGCGAGATGTCCCGCGTCTGGACCGAGACGCCCGCCTGCGAGGCGTACGCCTGGACCACCGGCAGGAAGGAATACGTTGCCAGGGCCGGGGCCTCGTCAGTGTGCGTATAGAAGATGGTCGAGTCAGTCACCGGGTGCTCCGCTCCACGTCTGCAACATTGCTCGACATCAAGATATCTCGTGATCCGGTCCGGCTCGACAGGGGTCCGGCTCCGCGTCCCACACTCCGGAACCCGATCTGCTGCCCGGCGTGCAACCAAAGGCGCCGATCTTTGGTCCTGCAAGGAGATCGTGCACTGATCGTCGACGGCCGGAACTGACCTCCCGGCCGCCCGAGCGAAAGCTGACCATGAGATATCGCAGCAGAGTGACGGCCCCTGTGGCCGCCTTGATCGGTACGGCCGCGGCACTGACCACGGGGTCCGCGGCCTACGCCGCCCCTTCGCCCCTGAAGGACGGCGGCACCCCGGGCGCCGAGACCCTCGGTGACTCCGTCTTCCCGGGCCTGGGCAACGACGGCTACCGGGTCTCGTCCTACCACCTCGACTTCGCCTACGACCAGACGTCGAAGCTGGTCGAGGCGGTGGCGACCATCCAGCTGACGGCGACTCAGGCCCTGAGCCGTTTCTCCCTGGACGCCCTCGGCCTCGACATCCGCACGGTCCGGGTCAACGGCCGCAACGTCGCCTTCAGGCAGTCCGGCGAGAAG
Coding sequences:
- a CDS encoding S8/S53 family peptidase, encoding MAPQRFHEQFDQIQRSMPDVSLAMGPDDAAEFIYEKGVVLARDGEEARLVEDTVRTHFTEATGLTADRVQRVSPETNRSGITRIQVGDPGHGDRRGDRAVAHALRALRAQEGRAERRLVSRNHVVSIAVNSCPGDEPVPAPLTQGTNPVAAEAGHDADTAVGVLVIDNGLTHDYGMVPLLAHVQGDLHGVETDDQGHLLQYVGHGTFIAGLLAAVAPNTNVTVRNTLNDAGAILESDFGQRLFDAVDQHGWPDIISLSAGTSNGRTDGLLGVESFMQALRGQRTLLVAAAGNNASATPFWPAAYASLPDYADVVLSVGALRGDGEYGACFSNHGSWVNAYAPGERLTSALTGFDAPVPYLYQHSTYEACRFGFTYACTCQYPRHTGALSEVGTPSSAKADQVMFEGYAHWSGTSFSAPVAAGMVAAYMTANKMTDARAARAQLLAANAGFAEVRGAHVPALRPAGWRPGPVVQLSPGA
- a CDS encoding RNA polymerase sigma factor, producing MDRADVGALVQTAVDGDAAAWKALVEGLSPLVWSVVRSHRLSDADAHEVYQTVWFRFAQHLGRIREPEKAGAWLASTARHECLKVLKSLRRLTPTDDPQLLDRVSEDRTPEQSFLDLEDAAAETERIRHLWQEFEELGDRCRQLLRVLMASPPPRYQEVSSALGIAVGSIGPLRQRCLRRLRARMEARGAV
- a CDS encoding N-formylglutamate amidohydrolase, encoding MTPDTPPFQLLPGAAHSPVILHVPHSAREIPAEVRAGIVLDEAALERELDHITDAHTAELADAAAQRCAVTPWRFVNRLSRLVVDPERFPDEREEMRSVGMGAVYTRTTHRGVLRPADADPEPLIERYFRPYARAMTEAVADRLAATGRAVIIDVHSYPSVPLPYELHGAGPRPPVCLGTDSFHTPSELSAAAREAFAVCGETGLDSPFSGTYVPLDFHGKEPRVGALMVEIRRDTYMNEPGGRAGPGVTRLASALAALVDAVTD
- a CDS encoding MFS transporter, which produces MTLSEQNPAVADPVDTPAAPAARRIPLWLAIVAASVPMFMVALDNLVVSTALHTLAVDLKASTQQLQWFVNAYVLSFACLLMTGAALGDRFGRRRVFVLGIAVFTLASIGCGLADTSTQLITFRTIQGFGAAAVMPLSLTLLSDSRPGTGPSETGVRAPAGC
- a CDS encoding NADP-dependent isocitrate dehydrogenase, whose product is MTDSTIFYTHTDEAPALATYSFLPVVQAYASQAGVSVQTRDISLAGRIIAVFPEYLTEDQRIPDALHELGELAKTPAANIVKLPNVSASIPQLKAAVAELQGQGYALPAYPDDPKTDEEREIQARYDKIKGSAVNPVLREGNSDRRAPASVKNYAKTHPHRMGAWSADSKTNVATMGENDFRSTEKSAVISEAGSLKIELVGEDGTTTVLRESVPVLEGEVVDASVMRAAALNEFLAAQVARAKAEGVLFSVHLKATMMKVSDPIVFGHVVRAFFPKTFAKYGETLAAAGLSPNDGLGGIYKGLEALPEGAEIKASFDAELADGPELAMVDSDKGISNLHVPSDVIVDASMPAMIRTSGHMWGPDGQEADTLAVLPDSSYSGVYQAVLDDCRANGAYDPSTMGSVPNVGLMAQKAEEYGSHDKTFEIKAAGTVRLVDQAGNVVLEQPVAPGDIFRACQTKDAPIRDWVKLAVTRARATGDPAVFWLDETRAHDANLIAKVNAYLPEHDTEGLDIRVLAPVEATKLSIERIRRGEDTISVTGNVLRDYLTDLFPILELGTSAKMLSVVPLMAGGGLFETGAGGSAPKHVQQLVKENYLRWDSLGEFFALVPSFEQYATATGNTRAKVLADTLDRATATFLNEDKSPTRRVGGIDNRGSHFFLSLYWAQELASQTDDADLAKAFASLAETLAANEQKIVDELIAAQGKPVDIGGYYQPDPAKAAAVMRPSATWNEALASLS